A window from Drosophila kikkawai strain 14028-0561.14 chromosome 2L, DkikHiC1v2, whole genome shotgun sequence encodes these proteins:
- the LOC108074510 gene encoding uncharacterized protein — MGERSFRKLGLGVILSALVLYMYLFMGSEQTAGKIRNAFFVNTPGCRIVAMDVINPTIANVTLWEWPPQRRIHQTCLSSTWFRPEVMDGSWHLKFVPNMDRILDNYGFNHEGQINCFWSEFQSNGYSENKMTYLGKFDLEYPYAVRVPKNSLQLRVTCNSSLTNATLCDEAHYFINPPPQELLTIPPATLKYWDKNMNTKDGSPPISVMIVGLDSISHLQFLRQMPKTQAFIRQKTSHVEFWGYNKVGINAYPNLIPMLTGLSEAESKEYWSTKRELDDLPFIWKDYKAAGYNTSLGEDSAPYSMFYVGKPGFARKTTDHNFQDLMTQVYVQRSKSRMDDITCILDILMEMNYKLLPHMQRYPFFSFYWWGNGVHDYMGASRFVDERFKQFFSRLNDAGIMNNTIIMFMSDHGMKWGPFRQTFQGMIEDSQPFLSVLYPAWMRDKYLMAIKNLAGNAHSLVTTYDLHETLKHVMHPSSLEDESITLRSRELLRRHASQIPRGVSLFLPIPPERTCHTSHISSQFCLCHKQVVISADNPIAKLSANIIVNSVNKLLEEYPVCISWQLESIVSAQFAVPERQNEELYSEKDIVVRLKAKPGVAYFEGMTRMLKGRLYLIGEVVRVGGADSKKNQCIQNPFLEPFCYCSL; from the coding sequence ATGGGAGAGAGATCTTTCCGGAAGCTGGGTCTAGGAGTGATCCTGTCGGCCTTGGTTCTGTACATGTACCTGTTCATGGGATCCGAACAAACGGCTGGAAAGATTCGTAACGCATTCTTTGTGAACACGCCTGGATGTCGCATCGTGGCCATGGATGTGATAAACCCGACCATTGCCAACGTCACTCTGTGGGAGTGGCCGCCACAGCGTAGGATCCATCAGACCTGCCTGAGCTCTACCTGGTTTCGCCCAGAGGTGATGGACGGGAGTTGGCATTTGAAGTTTGTTCCTAACATGGACCGCATTTTGGATAACTACGGTTTCAATCACGAAGGACAGATTAACTGCTTTTGGTCGGAGTTTCAGAGCAATGGGTATTCGGAAAACAAAATGACCTATCTGGGCAAGTTTGATTTGGAGTATCCCTATGCTGTTAGGGTTCCCAAAAACTCGCTTCAGCTGCGAGTAACGTGCAATAGTTCTTTAACAAACGCCACTCTTTGCGATGAAGCCCACTACTTCATTAATCCTCCGCCGCAGGAGCTGCTGACCATACCTCCCGCGACCTTGAAGTACTGGGATAAAAACATGAACACCAAGGATGGATCTCCACCTATTTCCGTTATGATCGTGGGCTTAGACTCCATCTCGCATCTTCAGTTTCTTCGGCAAATGCCGAAAACACAGGCTTTTATTCGCCAGAAAACGTCCCACGTGGAGTTCTGGGGCTACAACAAGGTCGGGATAAATGCCTATCCTAACTTGATACCCATGCTTACGGGCTTAAGTGAGGCTGAGAGCAAAGAGTATTGGAGCACGAAGAGGGAATTGGATGACTTACCATTTATCTGGAAGGACTATAAGGCGGCCGGCTACAACACCAGCTTGGGTGAGGACTCGGCTCCCTACTCGATGTTCTACGTCGGCAAGCCAGGCTTTGCTAGGAAGACCACTGACCATAACTTTCAGGATCTGATGACCCAAGTCTACGTGCAACGGTCGAAAAGCAGGATGGATGACATAACTTGCATCTTGGATATCCTTATGGAGATGAACTACAAACTGTTGCCGCACATGCAGCGTTATCCTTTCTTCTCCTTCTACTGGTGGGGCAATGGCGTTCATGATTACATGGGAGCGTCCCGCTTTGTGGACGAGAGATTCAAGCAGTTTTTCAGTCGCCTGAACGACGCCGGAATCATGAATAACACCATCATAATGTTCATGTCCGATCACGGCATGAAATGGGGTCCCTTTCGTCAGACTTTCCAAGGCATGATCGAGGACTCTCAGCCGTTTTTGTCGGTCCTTTATCCTGCATGGATGCGAGATAAATACCTGATGGCAATTAAGAATTTGGCTGGCAATGCCCACAGTCTGGTGACCACCTATGACCTTCATGAGACCCTCAAACATGTCATGCATCCCAGCTCCCTGGAAGATGAATCCATTACACTGCGGTCGAGGGAATTGTTAAGGCGCCACGCTTCGCAAATTCCGAGGGGAGTCAGCCTTTTCCTACCCATTCCTCCAGAGAGGACTTGCCACACCTCGCATATATCCAGCCAATTCTGTCTGTGCCACAAGCAGGTAGTCATTTCAGCTGATAATCCGATAGCCAAGCTGTCGGCCAATATTATCGTGAATTCGGTCAATAAGTTGTTGGAGGAGTATCCCGTCTGTATTTCATGGCAATTGGAATCGATTGTTAGTGCCCAATTCGCTGTTCCCGAACGTCAGAATGAAGAATTGTATTCTGAAAAGGATATCGTAGTCCGACTGAAGGCGAAACCGGGAGTGGCCTATTTCGAGGGAATGACCAGGATGCTCAAGGGCAGACTCTACCTCATTGGCGAAGTGGTTCGGGTCGGTGGCGCAGATTCTAAGAAAAATCAGTGCATCCAGAATCCCTTCCTGGAACCATTCTGCTATTGTTctctttaa
- the LOC138927958 gene encoding C-type lectin 37Db-like, with product MMKLEAVILRALSALHLQGGVVAGEPQALEIAFNLCRQMGGQLATIESEAELTAIVGKLPRTLYWLGVTNLANRNVYTSVASGKKHWNAFHL from the exons ATGATGAAGCTGGAAGCGGTTATATTGCGTGCCCTCAGTGCGCTTCATCTTCAAGGAGGTGTGGTAGCTGGTGAGCCGCAGGCACTGGAGAT TGCGTTCAACCTATGCCGTCAGATGGGCGGTCAGCTGGCGACCATCGAGAGCGAGGCGGAGCTGACCGCTATCGTGGGCAAGTTGCCCAGAACCCTTTACTGGCTGGGCGTTACCAACCTGGCCAATCGGAACGTGTACACTTCTGTGGCGAGTGGAAAAAAG CACTGGAATGCATTTCATTTGTGA